A single region of the Rhodococcus sp. W8901 genome encodes:
- a CDS encoding anthranilate synthase component I, which yields MRGESTTIPAATSAVPGEAPRHDSTTTREQFRALAAEHRVVPVIRKVLADAETPLSAYTKLAGSRPGTFLLESAENGRSWSRWSFIGAGSPAALTVQDGEAAWFGNVPVGAPSGGDPLEALGRTLELLRTERLPDLPPLTGGMVGFLGYDAVRRLERLPSHAVDDLQIPEMVMLLATDLAAVDHHEGAITLIANAVNWDGSDERVDAAYDDAVARLDRMTAALAAPAHSTVSTFARPQPDYRRQRTTESFGIDVRRLIGEIEAGEAFQVVLSQRFEMDCAAEPIDVYRMLRASNPSPYMYLLQVPGADGNTAFSIVGSSPEALVTVSEGVATTHPIAGTRWRGATEEDDILLEKDLLADEKENSEHLMLVDLGRNDLGRVCEPGTVKVHDYRHIERYSHVMHLVSTVTGRLAEGKHALDAVTACFPAGTLSGAPKVRAMELIDELEPTRRGIYGGIVGYLDFAGDADTAIAIRTALIKDGTAYVQAGAGVVADSDPVYEDTEARNKAMAVLSAIAAAQTLRSFGDRSEVNTGE from the coding sequence ATGCGCGGCGAGTCCACCACCATCCCAGCAGCTACCTCGGCAGTTCCCGGCGAGGCGCCCCGGCACGATTCAACCACCACTCGTGAGCAGTTCCGGGCTCTCGCGGCGGAGCATCGTGTGGTTCCCGTCATCCGAAAGGTGTTGGCGGATGCCGAGACTCCGCTGTCGGCCTACACCAAGTTGGCCGGCAGCCGGCCGGGCACCTTCCTGCTCGAGTCGGCGGAGAACGGCCGGTCGTGGTCGCGCTGGTCGTTCATCGGCGCGGGCAGTCCCGCGGCGTTGACCGTGCAGGACGGCGAGGCCGCCTGGTTCGGCAACGTCCCGGTGGGCGCTCCGTCGGGCGGTGACCCACTGGAGGCGCTGGGGCGGACCCTCGAACTGCTGCGCACCGAGCGTCTGCCCGATCTGCCGCCACTGACCGGCGGAATGGTCGGATTCCTCGGCTACGACGCCGTCCGCCGGCTCGAGCGCCTGCCCAGTCATGCCGTCGACGACCTGCAGATTCCCGAGATGGTGATGCTGCTCGCCACCGACCTGGCCGCGGTCGACCACCACGAGGGCGCGATCACCCTCATCGCCAATGCCGTCAACTGGGACGGTTCCGACGAGCGCGTGGACGCCGCGTACGACGACGCCGTCGCGCGACTGGACCGGATGACCGCTGCGCTCGCCGCGCCGGCTCACTCGACGGTCTCGACGTTCGCCCGCCCACAGCCCGACTACCGTCGCCAGCGCACTACCGAGAGCTTCGGTATCGACGTCCGCCGGCTGATCGGTGAGATCGAGGCCGGCGAGGCCTTTCAGGTGGTTCTCTCGCAGCGCTTCGAGATGGATTGCGCTGCAGAGCCGATCGACGTCTACCGGATGCTGCGGGCCTCGAACCCGAGCCCGTACATGTATCTGCTGCAGGTACCCGGCGCGGACGGGAACACCGCGTTCTCGATCGTCGGGTCGAGCCCCGAGGCGCTCGTCACCGTGAGTGAGGGTGTGGCGACCACCCACCCGATCGCGGGCACGCGGTGGCGCGGCGCCACCGAGGAGGACGACATCCTGCTCGAGAAGGACCTGCTCGCGGACGAGAAGGAGAACTCCGAGCATCTGATGCTCGTGGACCTCGGCCGCAACGACCTGGGCCGGGTGTGCGAGCCGGGCACGGTGAAGGTTCACGACTACCGCCACATCGAGCGCTACAGCCACGTGATGCACCTGGTGTCGACCGTGACCGGACGTCTGGCGGAGGGCAAGCACGCGCTGGACGCGGTGACCGCCTGCTTCCCGGCCGGCACGCTGTCGGGTGCGCCCAAGGTTCGGGCGATGGAACTGATCGACGAGCTCGAGCCGACCCGCCGCGGAATCTACGGTGGCATCGTCGGATACCTGGACTTCGCGGGCGATGCGGACACCGCGATCGCGATCCGCACCGCGTTGATCAAGGACGGCACCGCGTACGTCCAGGCGGGCGCCGGCGTGGTGGCCGACTCGGACCCCGTCTACGAGGACACCGAGGCAAGGAACAAGGCGATGGCGGTCCTGAGCGCGATCGCCGCGGCACAGACGTTGCGGTCCTTCGGGGACCGTTCGGAGGTGAACACCGGTGAGTGA
- the trpB gene encoding tryptophan synthase subunit beta translates to MSSRNEALVSKGGNLPPASAGLTERSTHEPDPGGHWGVYGGRHVPEALMAVIEEVTAEYDKARGDDSFLDELDRLQRDYTGRPSPVFEATRLREFAGGARIVLKREDLNHTGSHKINNVLGQVLLAKRMGKTRIIAETGAGQHGVATATACALLGLECIVYMGAVDTARQALNVARMRLLGAEVVSVETGSATLKDAINEALRDWVTNADRTYYCFGTAAGPHPFPMIVRDFQRIVGLEARAQVQTLTGRLPDAVVACVGGGSNAIGIFHAFIDDPAVKLVGYEAAGDGVETGRHAATFAGGTPGAFQGAYSYLLQDEDGQTIESHSISAGLDYPGVGPEHAYLKDTGRASYEPITDAEAMDALLLLSRREGIIPAIESAHAVAGALKLGRELGDGAIIVVSLSGRGDKDMDTAAQWFGLFDKDTAADAADSSKEGTAK, encoded by the coding sequence GTGAGTTCACGCAATGAGGCCCTCGTCTCCAAGGGCGGGAATCTGCCCCCCGCCAGCGCCGGTCTGACCGAGCGCTCCACCCACGAGCCCGATCCCGGCGGCCACTGGGGTGTGTACGGCGGACGTCATGTCCCCGAGGCGCTGATGGCGGTGATCGAGGAGGTCACCGCCGAGTACGACAAGGCCCGCGGGGACGACTCGTTCCTGGACGAGCTGGATCGGCTGCAGCGCGACTACACCGGTCGCCCGTCCCCGGTCTTCGAGGCCACTCGGCTGCGCGAGTTCGCCGGTGGGGCCCGCATCGTGCTCAAGCGGGAAGATCTGAACCACACCGGATCTCACAAGATCAACAATGTGCTCGGGCAGGTACTGCTTGCCAAGCGCATGGGTAAGACCCGGATCATCGCGGAGACCGGTGCCGGCCAGCACGGTGTGGCGACGGCGACCGCGTGTGCGCTGCTCGGTCTCGAGTGCATCGTCTACATGGGTGCCGTCGACACCGCCCGGCAGGCGCTCAACGTGGCCCGGATGCGTCTGCTCGGCGCCGAGGTCGTGTCGGTCGAGACCGGATCGGCGACGCTGAAGGACGCGATCAACGAGGCGTTGCGCGACTGGGTCACCAACGCTGATCGGACCTACTACTGCTTCGGCACCGCGGCCGGTCCGCACCCCTTCCCGATGATCGTGCGCGACTTCCAGCGCATCGTCGGTCTCGAGGCGCGCGCACAGGTGCAGACGCTGACGGGCAGGCTGCCGGACGCCGTCGTGGCGTGTGTCGGCGGTGGCTCGAACGCGATCGGCATCTTCCATGCGTTCATCGACGATCCGGCGGTCAAGCTGGTCGGCTACGAGGCCGCCGGCGACGGCGTCGAGACCGGTCGGCATGCAGCCACCTTCGCCGGCGGCACCCCGGGCGCCTTCCAGGGCGCGTACTCGTACCTGCTGCAGGACGAGGACGGCCAGACCATCGAGTCGCATTCGATCTCGGCCGGCCTCGACTACCCGGGTGTCGGACCCGAGCACGCCTACCTCAAGGACACCGGTCGGGCGTCGTACGAGCCGATCACCGACGCCGAGGCGATGGACGCGCTGCTGCTGCTCTCGCGACGCGAGGGCATCATCCCGGCGATCGAGTCGGCGCACGCGGTGGCGGGCGCGCTGAAGCTGGGTCGTGAACTGGGCGACGGGGCGATCATCGTCGTGAGCCTGTCCGGCCGCGGCGACAAGGACATGGACACCGCGGCGCAGTGGTTCGGCCTGTTCGACAAGGACACCGCTGCCGACGCCGCCGATTCGAGCAAGGAAGGTACGGCCAAGTGA
- a CDS encoding TIGR02234 family membrane protein — translation MSENESGGRNSGRRATGVAALLLAVAAACLWGSSRMTWVTVTSSDGLGEDRVTNLDGGTWAAATTPLALALVAAIAAAFAVRGWLVRVLGLLVAVVAVVAAIPAIGLLTRGASDEKAADIAGFERVATQVTATEVTALPAVLVLVGSVVALAAAFALIRKPAATGGLSSKYDSPAARRDAAAKRGAVDKTDEPQTQRMLWDALDAGEDPTVDDGDRAAGAGESSPSATDVSKDTGQSGTRRETE, via the coding sequence GTGAGTGAGAACGAGTCCGGCGGCCGGAACTCCGGCCGCCGCGCGACCGGGGTGGCGGCGCTGCTGCTCGCGGTGGCAGCGGCGTGCCTGTGGGGCTCGTCGCGGATGACGTGGGTGACGGTGACGTCGTCCGACGGGCTGGGCGAGGATCGCGTGACGAACCTCGACGGCGGCACGTGGGCCGCCGCGACCACACCGCTGGCGCTCGCGCTGGTCGCGGCGATCGCGGCCGCGTTCGCGGTGCGCGGGTGGCTCGTGCGGGTGCTGGGCCTGCTGGTCGCGGTCGTCGCGGTGGTCGCCGCGATTCCCGCGATCGGCCTGCTGACCCGTGGTGCGTCCGACGAGAAGGCTGCGGACATTGCCGGATTCGAGCGGGTCGCCACGCAGGTGACGGCGACCGAGGTCACCGCCCTGCCCGCGGTGCTGGTGCTGGTGGGCTCGGTGGTCGCACTGGCGGCAGCCTTCGCGCTCATCCGGAAACCGGCTGCGACGGGCGGACTCTCGTCCAAGTACGACAGCCCGGCGGCCCGCCGCGACGCTGCCGCCAAGCGCGGCGCCGTCGACAAGACGGACGAGCCGCAGACGCAGCGCATGCTCTGGGATGCGCTCGATGCCGGCGAGGACCCCACCGTCGACGACGGTGACAGGGCTGCCGGTGCTGGTGAGTCAAGCCCTTCGGCGACGGATGTGAGCAAGGACACCGGCCAGTCGGGTACCCGCCGGGAGACCGAATAA
- the gltB gene encoding glutamate synthase large subunit: MLFSRQPDSGGLYVSDRESDSCGVAMVADVEGRRSHAIIADALLALENLEHRGAAGTEVNSGDGAGILIQLPGDFLRELSDFELPAPAPDGSSTFAAGICFLPIEADLRAAARRRVEAIAEREDVEILGWHDVRVDPIGADIGATARSCMPYMTYLFVSAPPVNGVRPAGLELDRRVYGLRKRAELVTPEVEQAGTGVYFPSLSSRTMTFKGMLTTEQLGLYFSDLRDRRISSAIAIVHSRFSTNTFPSWPLAHPFRYVAHNGEINTVRGNRNRMRAREAMLRSNRIPGDLERLYPICTPEASDSASFDEVLELLHLGGRSLPHAVSMMIPEAWENHTAMSDDRRAFYQFHASLMEPWDGPACITFTDGTVVGALLDRNGLRPGRWWHTTDGRVVLASESGVLPIPQSDVIAKGRLEPGVMFLVDTAGGRIVPDDEIKSQLAGQRPYREWLHAGLLELRSLPSRGRIPHDHESVVRRQQAFGYTEEEERVLLAPMATSGGEPLGSMGTDTPVAVLSQRPRLLYDYFVEMFAQVTNPPLDAIREEIVTSLRRVMGPEQNLLEPTAASCRQLVLSWPVLDNDELGKIIDINADGDCPGFAATVLRALYSADSGGAGMAEAIEDLRAAASAAIANGYRTLVISDRDSDHLRAPIPSLLAVSAVHHHLVRTKERTKVALVVETGDAREVHHIALLIGFGAAAVNPYLAMETIEDLVAEGELTGVESSVAVRNYLTALGKGVLKVMSKMGISTVGSYTAAQVFEAIGLSHDVVDEYFTATVSRLGGVGLDVLAREVELRHRQAYPESPSAQVHRRLDVGGIYQYRRDGELHLFTPETVFLLQHATRTGRADVFERYSAEVDRLSAEGGTLRGLFEFRRGLRPPVPLDEVEPAEAIFTRFNTGAMSYGSISAEAHETIAVAMNRIGGRSNSGEGGEDVDRLHDPRRRSAVKQVASGRFGVTSDYLVNATDVQIKMAQGAKPGEGGQLPAYKVYPWIARTRHSTPGVGLISPPPHHDIYSIEDLAQLIHDLKNANEQARVHVKLVSSVGVGTVAAGVSKAHADVVLISGHDGGTGASPLTSLEHAGLPWEIGLADAQQTLVLNGLRDRITMQCDGGLRTARDVVVAMLLGAEEYGFSTAPLIAAGCIMMRVCHLDTCPVGVATQNPELRKRFTGKPEFVEDFFRFVAEGVRRYLAELGFRSVDEAVGHPEILETAVGVAHWKSRGLDLSPIFATTESLPGVGIPQRRCMRAQDHGLDLALDRTLIQLAEGALEDALPVRLELPVRNVNRTVGTLLGSEVTRRYGAAGLPDDTIRVQLEGSAGQSLGAFLPPGITIDLVGDANDYVGKGLSGGRVVIRPADDVLFLPETQVIAGNTLLYGATAGEAYLRGRVGERFCVRNSGAVAVAEGVGDHACEYMTGGRVVVLGPIGRNLAAGMSGGIAFVLDADLSKINPAMVTLQAPNGDDLQWLRVVVEQHLRWTGSAVAASVLADWPRRSALFTKVMPVDYQRVLEATRMARAEGLDVDTAIMEAARG; the protein is encoded by the coding sequence GTGCTGTTTTCTCGGCAACCAGATTCCGGTGGCCTCTACGTTTCCGATCGCGAATCGGATTCGTGCGGCGTCGCGATGGTCGCCGATGTCGAGGGCCGCCGTTCGCACGCGATCATCGCCGACGCGCTGCTCGCCCTCGAGAACCTCGAGCATCGTGGTGCTGCGGGCACAGAGGTCAACAGCGGCGACGGAGCGGGGATTCTCATCCAGCTGCCCGGCGACTTTCTGCGTGAGCTGTCCGATTTCGAGCTGCCTGCGCCGGCGCCGGACGGATCCTCGACGTTCGCCGCCGGAATCTGCTTCCTCCCCATAGAGGCCGACCTGCGCGCGGCAGCGCGACGTCGGGTGGAGGCGATCGCCGAGCGCGAGGATGTCGAGATCCTCGGTTGGCACGACGTCCGGGTGGACCCGATCGGGGCCGACATCGGCGCGACGGCCCGGTCCTGCATGCCGTACATGACGTATCTCTTCGTGTCCGCGCCGCCGGTGAACGGCGTCCGACCCGCTGGGCTCGAGCTGGATCGGCGGGTGTACGGGCTGCGTAAGCGTGCCGAGCTGGTGACGCCGGAGGTCGAACAGGCCGGGACCGGTGTGTACTTCCCATCGCTGTCGAGTCGGACGATGACGTTCAAGGGCATGCTGACCACGGAGCAGCTCGGGTTGTACTTTTCCGATCTGCGGGACCGTCGCATTTCGAGCGCGATCGCCATCGTGCACAGTCGGTTCTCGACCAACACGTTTCCGTCCTGGCCTCTGGCGCACCCGTTCCGGTATGTCGCGCACAATGGGGAGATCAACACCGTGCGCGGGAACCGGAACCGGATGCGTGCGCGGGAGGCGATGCTGCGCAGCAATCGCATCCCGGGTGATCTCGAACGCCTGTACCCGATCTGCACGCCCGAGGCGTCCGATTCGGCGTCGTTCGACGAGGTCTTGGAGCTGCTGCACCTGGGTGGCCGGTCGCTGCCGCATGCGGTGTCGATGATGATCCCGGAGGCGTGGGAGAACCACACCGCGATGAGTGACGACCGTCGCGCCTTCTACCAGTTCCACGCGTCCTTGATGGAGCCGTGGGACGGGCCCGCCTGCATTACGTTCACCGACGGCACCGTCGTCGGCGCCCTGCTCGACCGCAACGGCCTCCGCCCGGGACGGTGGTGGCACACCACCGACGGGCGCGTCGTGCTCGCCAGCGAGAGCGGGGTGCTGCCGATACCCCAGTCGGATGTGATCGCGAAGGGACGACTCGAGCCGGGGGTGATGTTCCTGGTCGACACCGCCGGCGGCCGCATCGTGCCCGACGACGAGATCAAGTCACAGCTCGCGGGCCAGCGGCCCTACCGGGAGTGGCTCCACGCCGGCCTGCTCGAGTTGCGCTCGCTCCCGAGCCGGGGGCGTATCCCGCACGACCACGAGTCGGTCGTGCGGCGACAGCAGGCGTTCGGGTACACAGAGGAAGAGGAACGTGTTCTGCTCGCGCCGATGGCGACGTCGGGCGGAGAACCTCTCGGATCGATGGGCACCGACACTCCGGTAGCGGTGCTCTCGCAGCGTCCGCGGCTGCTGTACGACTACTTCGTCGAGATGTTCGCGCAGGTCACCAACCCGCCGCTGGACGCTATCCGCGAGGAGATCGTCACGTCGCTGCGGCGAGTGATGGGCCCGGAGCAGAACCTCCTCGAGCCGACGGCGGCGTCGTGTCGCCAGCTCGTTCTGTCGTGGCCCGTCCTCGACAACGACGAACTCGGCAAGATCATCGACATCAACGCCGACGGCGACTGCCCGGGGTTCGCGGCGACCGTCCTGCGGGCGCTGTACAGCGCCGACAGCGGCGGAGCGGGCATGGCCGAGGCGATCGAGGACCTGCGGGCGGCGGCCAGTGCCGCCATCGCGAACGGTTATCGGACACTGGTGATCTCCGATCGCGACTCCGATCACCTCCGGGCACCGATCCCGTCGCTGCTTGCCGTGTCCGCGGTCCACCACCACCTGGTGCGAACCAAGGAACGCACCAAGGTCGCGCTCGTGGTCGAGACCGGCGACGCCCGGGAGGTACACCACATCGCGTTGCTGATCGGGTTCGGCGCGGCGGCGGTCAACCCCTATCTCGCGATGGAGACGATCGAGGACCTCGTGGCAGAGGGGGAACTGACCGGCGTGGAATCCTCCGTCGCAGTGCGCAACTACCTCACGGCACTCGGCAAGGGCGTCCTGAAGGTGATGTCGAAGATGGGGATCTCTACCGTCGGGTCGTACACCGCCGCACAGGTTTTCGAGGCGATCGGTCTGTCCCACGACGTGGTCGACGAGTACTTCACCGCCACGGTCAGCCGCCTCGGTGGGGTCGGTCTGGACGTGCTCGCGCGGGAGGTGGAGCTGCGGCACCGGCAGGCGTACCCGGAGAGCCCCTCGGCGCAGGTTCACCGCCGGCTCGACGTGGGCGGCATCTACCAGTACCGCCGCGACGGCGAACTGCACCTGTTCACACCGGAGACGGTGTTCCTGCTGCAGCACGCGACCCGAACGGGCCGGGCCGACGTGTTCGAGCGGTACAGCGCGGAGGTGGACCGCCTCTCGGCGGAGGGCGGCACCCTGCGCGGACTGTTCGAGTTCCGTCGTGGACTGCGACCGCCCGTCCCGCTCGACGAGGTCGAACCGGCCGAGGCCATCTTCACCCGCTTCAACACCGGCGCCATGAGCTATGGCTCGATCTCGGCGGAGGCGCACGAGACCATCGCCGTCGCGATGAACCGGATCGGCGGGCGGTCGAATTCCGGGGAGGGCGGCGAGGACGTCGACAGGCTGCACGACCCGCGGCGGCGGAGCGCCGTCAAACAGGTCGCGAGCGGGCGATTCGGCGTGACCAGCGACTACCTCGTCAACGCGACCGACGTCCAGATCAAGATGGCGCAGGGCGCCAAGCCGGGAGAGGGCGGGCAGTTGCCCGCGTACAAGGTGTATCCGTGGATCGCGCGGACCCGGCACTCGACGCCCGGCGTGGGGCTGATCTCGCCGCCGCCACACCACGACATCTACTCGATCGAGGACCTGGCCCAGCTGATCCACGATCTGAAGAACGCGAACGAGCAGGCTCGTGTGCATGTCAAGCTGGTCAGCTCCGTCGGGGTCGGCACGGTTGCCGCCGGTGTCAGCAAGGCGCACGCCGACGTCGTACTGATCTCCGGTCACGACGGCGGTACCGGTGCGTCCCCGCTGACGTCGCTCGAACACGCCGGGCTGCCGTGGGAGATCGGGCTCGCCGATGCGCAGCAGACGCTGGTGCTCAACGGATTACGTGACCGGATCACGATGCAGTGCGACGGCGGCCTGCGCACCGCGCGGGACGTCGTGGTGGCGATGCTGCTCGGCGCGGAGGAGTACGGATTCTCCACGGCGCCGCTGATCGCGGCGGGCTGCATCATGATGCGGGTGTGCCACCTCGACACCTGCCCGGTGGGGGTGGCGACGCAGAATCCCGAGTTGCGCAAGCGGTTCACCGGCAAACCCGAATTCGTCGAGGACTTCTTCCGATTCGTGGCCGAGGGCGTGCGCCGGTACCTCGCCGAGTTGGGCTTCCGCAGTGTCGACGAGGCGGTGGGGCATCCGGAGATCCTCGAGACCGCGGTCGGGGTGGCGCACTGGAAGAGCCGGGGACTGGACCTGAGCCCGATCTTCGCCACGACCGAGTCGCTGCCCGGTGTCGGCATTCCCCAACGGCGGTGCATGCGTGCGCAGGACCACGGACTCGACCTCGCGCTGGACCGCACGCTCATCCAGTTGGCCGAGGGTGCCCTCGAGGATGCGCTACCGGTGCGGTTGGAGCTGCCGGTTCGCAACGTCAACCGGACGGTCGGGACGCTTCTGGGGTCGGAGGTCACCCGACGCTACGGTGCTGCCGGTCTGCCCGACGACACCATCCGGGTCCAGTTGGAGGGATCCGCCGGTCAATCGTTGGGTGCGTTCCTGCCGCCGGGAATCACGATCGACCTCGTCGGCGACGCCAACGACTATGTCGGCAAGGGGCTCTCGGGTGGTCGCGTCGTGATTCGGCCCGCGGACGACGTGCTGTTCCTGCCGGAGACCCAGGTGATCGCGGGCAACACGCTCCTCTACGGGGCGACGGCGGGTGAGGCGTACCTGCGGGGGCGGGTGGGCGAGCGGTTCTGTGTGCGGAACTCGGGTGCGGTGGCGGTCGCCGAGGGTGTCGGCGATCACGCGTGCGAGTACATGACCGGGGGCCGGGTCGTGGTGCTCGGGCCGATCGGCCGGAACCTCGCCGCGGGCATGTCGGGCGGGATCGCCTTCGTCCTGGACGCTGATCTGTCGAAGATCAACCCGGCGATGGTGACGTTGCAGGCGCCGAACGGTGACGATCTCCAATGGCTGCGGGTGGTGGTGGAGCAGCATCTGCGGTGGACGGGTTCCGCGGTGGCGGCGTCGGTGCTGGCGGACTGGCCACGGCGGTCGGCGCTGTTCACCAAGGTGATGCCCGTCGACTACCAGCGGGTGCTCGAGGCGACCCGGATGGCGCGGGCCGAGGGGCTGGACGTCGATACCGCGATCATGGAGGCGGCACGTGGCTGA
- the trpA gene encoding tryptophan synthase subunit alpha, with protein MNQRDSRLAPTFAKCREENRAALVGYLPAGYPDVAASIDVYKTMVDAGCDIIEVGIAYSDPVMDGPTIQSAAETALRNGVRVRDVFTVVEQIASVGGNAVVMTYWNPVLQYGVDRFSRDLANAGGLGLITPNLIPEEAGEWMEASEEHHLDRIFLVAPSSTEERLAMTLEASSGFIYAASTMGVTGARDAVSSMAPELTARIRAHSDIPVGVGLGVRSGAQAAEIAAYADAVIVGSAIVSAVEQGLGAVRALTTELAEGVRSATVAQ; from the coding sequence GTGAACCAGCGAGATTCACGCCTGGCGCCCACGTTCGCGAAATGTCGCGAGGAGAACCGCGCCGCGCTCGTCGGCTACCTGCCGGCCGGTTACCCGGACGTCGCCGCGTCGATCGACGTCTACAAGACGATGGTGGACGCCGGCTGCGACATCATCGAGGTCGGCATCGCGTACTCCGATCCGGTGATGGACGGCCCGACCATCCAGTCGGCTGCCGAGACCGCGCTGCGCAACGGAGTGCGCGTGCGTGACGTGTTCACCGTGGTCGAGCAGATTGCGTCGGTGGGCGGCAACGCGGTCGTCATGACGTACTGGAACCCGGTACTCCAGTACGGCGTCGACCGGTTCTCGCGCGACCTCGCGAACGCGGGTGGCCTCGGGTTGATCACCCCGAACCTGATCCCCGAGGAGGCCGGTGAGTGGATGGAGGCCTCCGAGGAGCATCACCTGGACCGGATCTTCCTCGTTGCGCCGTCCTCTACCGAGGAGCGGCTGGCGATGACCCTAGAGGCGAGCAGCGGGTTCATCTACGCGGCGTCGACGATGGGCGTGACCGGTGCGCGTGACGCGGTGTCGTCGATGGCGCCGGAACTCACCGCCCGGATCCGTGCCCACTCGGACATCCCGGTCGGTGTCGGCCTCGGCGTCCGGTCGGGCGCGCAGGCCGCCGAGATCGCGGCGTACGCGGACGCGGTCATCGTCGGATCCGCCATCGTCTCCGCGGTGGAGCAGGGCCTGGGTGCGGTCCGCGCCCTCACCACGGAACTCGCGGAGGGCGTGCGCTCGGCTACCGTGGCCCAGTGA
- the trpC gene encoding indole-3-glycerol phosphate synthase TrpC: MTVLDSILDGVRADVAAREAVLDLAAVKAAAAAAPPALDAAAALRAPGIGVIAEVKRASPSKGALADIPDPAVLASAYEAGGARMISVLTEERRFHGSLADLDAVRRAVNIPILRKDFIVGPYQIHEARAHGADVILLIVAALEQHVLASLLDRTESLGMTALVEVHTEAEADRALEAGASVIGVNARNLKTLEVDMDTFGRIAPGLPTNVVKIAESGVRGTADLLAYAGAGADAVLVGEGLVTSGDPRTAVSDLVTAGAHPSCPKPAR; this comes from the coding sequence ATGACCGTTCTCGACTCGATTCTCGACGGGGTGCGCGCCGATGTCGCCGCCCGCGAAGCCGTTCTCGACCTGGCCGCCGTCAAGGCTGCCGCTGCCGCAGCGCCTCCCGCGCTGGATGCCGCCGCGGCCCTGCGCGCCCCGGGCATCGGCGTCATCGCGGAGGTGAAGCGCGCTAGCCCGTCGAAGGGTGCACTCGCCGACATCCCGGATCCTGCCGTGCTCGCGTCTGCGTACGAGGCCGGTGGGGCGCGGATGATCAGCGTGCTCACCGAGGAGCGTCGCTTCCATGGTTCGCTCGCGGACCTCGACGCTGTTCGCCGGGCCGTGAACATCCCGATCCTGCGCAAGGACTTCATTGTCGGCCCCTACCAGATCCACGAGGCGCGTGCGCACGGCGCGGACGTCATCCTGCTGATTGTCGCGGCCCTCGAGCAGCATGTGCTCGCGTCGCTGCTCGACCGCACCGAGTCGCTCGGGATGACCGCGCTGGTCGAGGTCCACACCGAGGCCGAGGCGGACCGCGCACTCGAGGCCGGCGCCAGCGTCATCGGCGTCAACGCGCGCAATCTCAAGACCCTCGAGGTCGACATGGACACGTTCGGGCGGATCGCTCCGGGCCTGCCCACGAATGTCGTCAAGATCGCCGAGTCCGGCGTCCGCGGCACCGCCGACCTGCTGGCGTACGCGGGTGCCGGCGCGGACGCGGTCCTCGTCGGCGAAGGTCTGGTGACCAGCGGCGACCCGAGGACCGCTGTTTCCGATCTGGTCACGGCGGGCGCGCACCCGTCGTGCCCCAAGCCGGCTCGCTGA
- the lgt gene encoding prolipoprotein diacylglyceryl transferase: MATSTQFLAYIPSPPQGVWYVGPLALRAYALCIIVGIVVAIVWGDRRWVARGGEKGTVLDIAVWAVPFGLIGGRLYHVMTDWPTYFGAGGNPVDALKIWQGGLGIWGAVALGAVGAWIGCRRRGIPLPALGDAIAPGIILAQAIGRLGNWFNQELYGRETTVPWGLEIYERTDAAGRVDTLNGASNGVVMQVVHPTFLYELVWNLLIVVLLVVVDRRFKIGHGRLFALYVAGYCAGRFWIELMRSDHASEILGIRVNSFTSALVFAGAVAYFVLAKKGRENPEDLQPRSSRTDRTVGAAAPAVDEDSVTSPDHTDRDRSDSDSTDSGREKK; the protein is encoded by the coding sequence ATGGCGACTTCGACGCAATTTCTCGCGTACATCCCCAGCCCACCGCAGGGGGTGTGGTACGTCGGACCGCTGGCCCTGCGTGCCTACGCGCTCTGCATCATCGTCGGCATCGTCGTGGCGATCGTGTGGGGCGACCGGCGATGGGTGGCGCGCGGCGGTGAGAAGGGCACGGTCCTCGACATCGCCGTCTGGGCGGTGCCGTTCGGTTTGATCGGTGGCCGGCTCTACCACGTCATGACGGACTGGCCGACGTACTTCGGTGCCGGCGGGAACCCCGTCGACGCGCTGAAGATCTGGCAGGGCGGCCTCGGCATCTGGGGTGCCGTGGCCCTCGGCGCCGTCGGTGCGTGGATCGGTTGCCGACGCCGGGGCATCCCGCTGCCGGCGCTGGGCGACGCGATCGCGCCCGGCATAATCCTGGCGCAGGCCATCGGCCGACTCGGCAACTGGTTCAACCAGGAGCTGTACGGCCGCGAGACGACGGTCCCGTGGGGTCTCGAGATCTACGAGCGCACGGATGCCGCGGGACGGGTCGACACGCTCAACGGTGCATCCAACGGCGTCGTGATGCAGGTGGTTCACCCGACGTTCCTCTACGAACTGGTCTGGAACCTGCTGATCGTCGTGCTGCTAGTCGTGGTGGACCGCAGGTTCAAGATCGGTCACGGCCGGCTGTTCGCGCTCTACGTGGCGGGATACTGCGCGGGCCGTTTCTGGATCGAGCTGATGCGGTCGGATCACGCGTCCGAGATCCTGGGCATCCGGGTGAACTCGTTCACGTCGGCCCTCGTGTTCGCAGGCGCCGTCGCCTACTTCGTTCTGGCGAAGAAGGGGCGTGAGAATCCGGAGGATCTGCAACCGCGCAGCAGTCGCACCGACCGAACGGTCGGAGCCGCGGCGCCCGCAGTCGATGAGGACTCCGTCACGAGTCCCGATCACACCGACCGCGACCGCAGCGACAGCGACAGCACCGACAGCGGAAGGGAGAAGAAATGA